The following are from one region of the Hyla sarda isolate aHylSar1 chromosome 6, aHylSar1.hap1, whole genome shotgun sequence genome:
- the IRF8 gene encoding interferon regulatory factor 8 isoform X1, with the protein MIHTMGDRNGGRRLRQWLIEQIDSSLYPGLVWENDSKTLFRIPWKHAGKQDYNQEVDASIFKAWAVFKGKFKEGDRAEPATWKTRLRCALNKSPDFEEVTDRSQLDISEPYKVYRIVPEEEQKCKLGGGCLNEVDCSSSEIEASTDDYLAIIKRSPSPAKDTCQKQVLQDWLIYNHSAGLNSLDAYAMYMNESVSPALPQMIIQFYYGGKAVSQVTTTRPEGCRLSVGHLTGEKVYGTEALENIRFPPADYIASERQRHITKKLFGHLERGVLLYSNRRGIFIKRLCQGRVFWSGNCMPYKDRAAKLERDEVVKIFDTNQYIREFQQCYSNQLRPPDSRVTLCFGEEFPDATPVHMKLIIVQIEQLGLKQLVDSSLKSYHTAGLHLLPDPQMDPVQRLLPDPCTTHQRAFYRETPQITV; encoded by the exons ATGGGCGATCGTAACGGTGGCAGACGTCTCCGCCAGTGGCTGATTGAGCAGATTGACAGCTCCTTATACCCAGGGCTGGTGTGGGAAAATGACAGTAAGACTCTCTTCCGTATTCCATGGAAACACGCTGGAAAGCAGGATTATAACCAGGAAGTGGATGCCTCCATATTTAAA GCCTGGGCAGTATTCAAAGGGAAGTTCAAAGAAGGTGACAGAGCAGAACCGGCCACTTGGAAGACACGATTACGCTGTGCCTTAAACAAAAGTCCTGACTTTGAGGAGGTAACAGACAGGTCCCAGCTAGATATCTCAGAACCCTACAAGGTTTACAGGATCGTCCCAGAAGAAGAGCAAAAGT GTAAGCTGGGGGGTGGCTGTCTAAATGAAGTGGACTGCAGCTCATCAGAAATAGAG GCATCTACAGATGACTATTTGGCTATAATTAAACGTAGTCCATCCCCTGCTAAGGATACATGTCAAAAACAAGTGCTTCAGGACTGGCTGATTTACAATCACAGTGCAG GTCTAAACAGTTTAGATGCATATGCCATGTACATGAATGAGTCTGTCTCACCTG CATTGCCACAGATGATCATCCAGTTTTATTATGGAGGAAAAGCAGTCAGCCAGGTCACAACCACTCGGCCTGAAGGATGCCGCCTGTCTGTAGGTCATCTGACTGGAGAAAAGGTTTATGGGACTGAGGCCCTAGAGAACATTCGGTTCCCACCAGCTGACTACATTGCCAGTGAACGCCAGCGACACATTACCAAGAAGTTGTTTGGACACTTGGAGAGGGGTGTCCTCTTATATAGTAATAGACGTGGGATTTTCATCAAGAGGTTGTGCCAGGGAAGAGTCTTCTGGAGCGGGAACTGCATGCCGTATAAAGATCGAGCTGCCAAGCTGGAACGCGATGAGGTTGTCAAGATATTTGATACCAATCAATATATAAGAG AATTTCAGCAGTGTTATTCCAACCAGCTGAGACCCCCGGACAGCAGAGTCACATTGTGCTTTGGAGAGGAGTTTCCAGATGCAACTCCTGTCCACATGAAACTGATCATTGTTCAG ATTGAACAGCTTGGCCTAAAGCAGCTGGTAGACAGCTCCCTCAAAAGTTATCACACAGCAGGCCTGCATTTACTGCCAGACCCCCAGATGGACCCTGTACAGCGCCTCCTTCCAGACCCCTGCACAACCCACCAGAGGGCGTTCTACAGAGAGACACCACAGATTACAGTCTGA
- the IRF8 gene encoding interferon regulatory factor 8 isoform X2 codes for MGDRNGGRRLRQWLIEQIDSSLYPGLVWENDSKTLFRIPWKHAGKQDYNQEVDASIFKAWAVFKGKFKEGDRAEPATWKTRLRCALNKSPDFEEVTDRSQLDISEPYKVYRIVPEEEQKCKLGGGCLNEVDCSSSEIEASTDDYLAIIKRSPSPAKDTCQKQVLQDWLIYNHSAGLNSLDAYAMYMNESVSPALPQMIIQFYYGGKAVSQVTTTRPEGCRLSVGHLTGEKVYGTEALENIRFPPADYIASERQRHITKKLFGHLERGVLLYSNRRGIFIKRLCQGRVFWSGNCMPYKDRAAKLERDEVVKIFDTNQYIREFQQCYSNQLRPPDSRVTLCFGEEFPDATPVHMKLIIVQIEQLGLKQLVDSSLKSYHTAGLHLLPDPQMDPVQRLLPDPCTTHQRAFYRETPQITV; via the exons ATGGGCGATCGTAACGGTGGCAGACGTCTCCGCCAGTGGCTGATTGAGCAGATTGACAGCTCCTTATACCCAGGGCTGGTGTGGGAAAATGACAGTAAGACTCTCTTCCGTATTCCATGGAAACACGCTGGAAAGCAGGATTATAACCAGGAAGTGGATGCCTCCATATTTAAA GCCTGGGCAGTATTCAAAGGGAAGTTCAAAGAAGGTGACAGAGCAGAACCGGCCACTTGGAAGACACGATTACGCTGTGCCTTAAACAAAAGTCCTGACTTTGAGGAGGTAACAGACAGGTCCCAGCTAGATATCTCAGAACCCTACAAGGTTTACAGGATCGTCCCAGAAGAAGAGCAAAAGT GTAAGCTGGGGGGTGGCTGTCTAAATGAAGTGGACTGCAGCTCATCAGAAATAGAG GCATCTACAGATGACTATTTGGCTATAATTAAACGTAGTCCATCCCCTGCTAAGGATACATGTCAAAAACAAGTGCTTCAGGACTGGCTGATTTACAATCACAGTGCAG GTCTAAACAGTTTAGATGCATATGCCATGTACATGAATGAGTCTGTCTCACCTG CATTGCCACAGATGATCATCCAGTTTTATTATGGAGGAAAAGCAGTCAGCCAGGTCACAACCACTCGGCCTGAAGGATGCCGCCTGTCTGTAGGTCATCTGACTGGAGAAAAGGTTTATGGGACTGAGGCCCTAGAGAACATTCGGTTCCCACCAGCTGACTACATTGCCAGTGAACGCCAGCGACACATTACCAAGAAGTTGTTTGGACACTTGGAGAGGGGTGTCCTCTTATATAGTAATAGACGTGGGATTTTCATCAAGAGGTTGTGCCAGGGAAGAGTCTTCTGGAGCGGGAACTGCATGCCGTATAAAGATCGAGCTGCCAAGCTGGAACGCGATGAGGTTGTCAAGATATTTGATACCAATCAATATATAAGAG AATTTCAGCAGTGTTATTCCAACCAGCTGAGACCCCCGGACAGCAGAGTCACATTGTGCTTTGGAGAGGAGTTTCCAGATGCAACTCCTGTCCACATGAAACTGATCATTGTTCAG ATTGAACAGCTTGGCCTAAAGCAGCTGGTAGACAGCTCCCTCAAAAGTTATCACACAGCAGGCCTGCATTTACTGCCAGACCCCCAGATGGACCCTGTACAGCGCCTCCTTCCAGACCCCTGCACAACCCACCAGAGGGCGTTCTACAGAGAGACACCACAGATTACAGTCTGA